A DNA window from Corynebacterium ciconiae DSM 44920 contains the following coding sequences:
- the dut gene encoding dUTP diphosphatase, whose protein sequence is MFKIKRLDPDLPLPVRAHRGDAGVDLYAADSLTLEPGERALIATGIALALPLGYVGLIHPRSGLGAKHGISVVNTPGTIDADYRGEIKVCLINHDPRESFDVTRGMRIAQLVIQKVELVEFEEVEELDETVRGEGGYGSTGLN, encoded by the coding sequence GTGTTTAAGATCAAGCGACTCGACCCCGACTTGCCCCTGCCCGTCCGCGCTCACCGCGGCGATGCCGGCGTAGATCTCTACGCCGCAGACTCGCTCACGCTAGAGCCGGGCGAGCGCGCCCTGATCGCCACGGGCATCGCTCTGGCCCTACCCCTGGGCTATGTGGGCCTGATCCACCCGCGCTCCGGGCTTGGCGCCAAGCACGGCATCTCCGTGGTCAACACCCCAGGCACTATCGACGCCGACTACCGCGGTGAAATCAAAGTGTGTCTGATTAATCACGATCCGCGAGAAAGCTTCGATGTGACCCGCGGAATGCGCATCGCCCAGCTGGTGATCCAAAAAGTAGAACTCGTGGAATTCGAAGAAGTCGAAGAACTCGACGAGACCGTCCGCGGAGAGGGCGGCTATGGTTCGACAGGGCTGAATTAA
- a CDS encoding DUF3093 domain-containing protein gives MSGEAKLDVAIAALHSRDVTTSTEKRTAILYRERQWVPWYWWALALAMVTVFCLQLMFNRNVWWFIIPEIILGAAVIWYLWWMSSTTVVVEEDADGVRWLSTDGASLPHTVVDRSLAVPASAKQNAMGRQLDPAAYLVSHGWVPQMVMLVLDDPDDPTPYWLIGAKDPAAVLSAFVPDQADTATAALRRSQS, from the coding sequence ATGAGTGGTGAGGCGAAGTTGGATGTCGCGATTGCTGCACTACACTCTAGGGATGTGACTACGTCTACGGAGAAGCGCACCGCGATCCTCTACCGCGAACGGCAGTGGGTTCCGTGGTATTGGTGGGCCCTTGCGCTCGCGATGGTGACAGTGTTCTGCCTGCAGTTGATGTTCAACCGTAATGTGTGGTGGTTCATTATCCCCGAGATCATTCTGGGCGCTGCAGTGATCTGGTACCTGTGGTGGATGTCCTCGACCACCGTGGTGGTGGAGGAAGATGCCGATGGGGTGCGGTGGCTCAGCACCGATGGCGCCTCGCTGCCGCACACCGTGGTTGATCGCTCGTTGGCGGTGCCGGCCTCGGCGAAGCAAAACGCGATGGGCCGCCAGCTCGACCCCGCCGCCTATTTGGTTTCTCATGGCTGGGTGCCGCAGATGGTGATGTTGGTGCTGGACGATCCCGATGATCCCACGCCGTATTGGCTCATTGGCGCGAAGGATCCCGCCGCGGTTCTCAGCGCGTTTGTACCCGATCAGGCGGATACCGCCACCGCCGCATTGCGCCGCAGCCAAAGCTAG
- a CDS encoding DUF4193 domain-containing protein, with protein sequence MATDYDAPRGRVEDELDADSLESLKAAADTGSSNIDDDGEIVEPFELPALDLSGEELNVDVKPRQANEFTCASCFLVQKRNRMSHVEPDGSEICLDCA encoded by the coding sequence ATGGCTACTGATTACGACGCACCACGCGGCCGAGTCGAAGACGAACTCGACGCTGATTCGTTGGAAAGCCTGAAGGCCGCCGCTGATACCGGTTCTTCGAATATTGATGATGACGGCGAAATCGTTGAGCCCTTCGAGCTGCCGGCGCTGGACTTATCCGGCGAGGAACTCAACGTGGACGTCAAACCCCGCCAGGCCAACGAATTCACCTGCGCGAGCTGCTTCCTCGTCCAAAAGCGCAACCGCATGTCCCATGTCGAGCCCGATGGCTCCGAGATCTGCCTCGACTGCGCCTAA
- a CDS encoding inositol monophosphatase family protein: MTGTQHTPGPDLVSELRRTAITVAEEAREVILRTRAELGGDLRAVTRTKSSAVDPVTVVDEASEEFITTRLEQLRPGDGLIGEEGAHKRSATGVVWIVDPIDGTVNFLYNLPQYAVSIAAAIDGAVVAGAVLNVATGALASAGVGQGAHMRDHASSPNLRPLHCGDAEHLATALVATGFSYAAQRRAEQAELLCTLLPQVRDIRRMGSAALDLVAVADGTVDAYYERGLNAWDFAAGMLIAREAGARVQCPPLSTSSGDNALVLAAQPGIATQLAGVIEGSGSGL; encoded by the coding sequence ATGACTGGCACACAGCACACCCCAGGTCCTGATCTCGTTTCTGAGCTCCGCCGCACAGCCATCACTGTGGCAGAAGAGGCCCGGGAGGTGATTCTGCGTACCCGCGCCGAGCTAGGAGGCGATCTACGGGCGGTGACGCGCACCAAATCCTCCGCAGTGGATCCTGTCACGGTGGTAGACGAAGCCAGCGAGGAGTTCATCACCACCCGGCTCGAGCAGTTGCGCCCCGGTGATGGGTTGATCGGGGAGGAGGGGGCCCACAAACGCAGCGCGACTGGGGTGGTGTGGATTGTCGATCCCATCGACGGCACAGTGAACTTCCTCTACAACCTGCCGCAGTATGCGGTGTCGATCGCCGCAGCTATCGATGGTGCCGTGGTGGCGGGCGCGGTGCTCAATGTGGCCACAGGCGCCCTAGCTAGCGCTGGGGTGGGGCAAGGGGCGCATATGCGTGATCACGCCTCCTCGCCGAACCTTCGCCCTCTGCACTGCGGTGATGCCGAGCATCTGGCAACCGCGCTGGTGGCCACCGGCTTTTCCTATGCGGCGCAGCGCCGCGCCGAACAGGCCGAGCTGCTATGTACCCTGCTGCCACAGGTGCGGGATATTCGTCGCATGGGCTCGGCAGCGCTGGATCTGGTCGCCGTGGCCGATGGAACGGTAGACGCCTATTACGAACGAGGATTAAACGCCTGGGATTTCGCCGCCGGCATGCTGATTGCCCGCGAGGCTGGCGCGAGGGTGCAGTGTCCGCCGCTGTCTACCTCCAGCGGGGATAATGCGCTCGTTCTCGCGGCGCAACCGGGCATCGCGACCCAGCTTGCGGGGGTGATTGAAGGCTCGGGTAGCGGGCTGTGA
- the ppgK gene encoding polyphosphate--glucose phosphotransferase has protein sequence MTRTGFGIDIGGSGVKGAKVDLDTGEFIGDRLKIATPQPATPEAVAEVVAEIVEHFEWTGPVGITVPAIVKNQVALSAANIDPSWINTDVSELFSKHLDNEQIVVLNDADAAGLAEVRYGDERARTGAAILLTIGTGIGSAMLIDGTLFPNTELGHMNVGKKEAEQLASSAAKEREELSYKKWAKRVSKVFNEYERLLNPSVFIVGGGISRKADKWVPLLTVDTPVIPAQLRNRAGIVGAALAAEDNITP, from the coding sequence ATGACTCGCACAGGCTTTGGCATTGATATCGGCGGCTCGGGCGTAAAAGGCGCCAAGGTTGACCTCGACACTGGTGAATTTATTGGCGACCGCCTCAAGATTGCGACTCCGCAGCCCGCAACACCGGAGGCAGTAGCCGAGGTTGTCGCCGAGATCGTTGAGCACTTCGAGTGGACCGGCCCCGTGGGCATTACTGTCCCCGCCATTGTGAAGAACCAGGTGGCGCTGTCCGCAGCAAATATCGATCCCTCTTGGATTAACACGGATGTCTCCGAGCTGTTCTCGAAGCACCTCGATAATGAGCAGATTGTGGTGCTCAACGATGCCGACGCCGCAGGACTCGCGGAAGTGCGCTACGGCGATGAGCGCGCCCGCACTGGCGCTGCCATTTTGCTGACCATCGGCACAGGTATTGGCTCCGCCATGCTTATCGACGGCACCCTCTTCCCCAACACCGAGCTGGGACACATGAACGTGGGCAAAAAGGAAGCCGAGCAGCTGGCCTCCTCGGCGGCGAAGGAGCGCGAAGAGCTCTCCTATAAGAAGTGGGCCAAGCGAGTAAGCAAGGTGTTTAACGAATACGAACGGCTCCTCAACCCCTCAGTGTTTATTGTCGGCGGCGGTATTTCTCGCAAAGCCGACAAATGGGTACCGCTGTTGACTGTGGACACTCCGGTGATCCCTGCCCAGTTGCGCAACCGTGCCGGCATTGTGGGCGCGGCTCTCGCGGCCGAGGACAATATCACTCCATAA
- a CDS encoding RNA polymerase sigma factor, translating to MAATDPSDTGTPAETGSQATTGRDNATGGTTVKKATAKKVARKAARKAAPRAARTSETSTSADSTAASAAATSAATAGATRTATDDAESSAAPAAKATKKATKKTAKKSAKKTARKAAKKTAKKTAKKTAKKTAKKTAKKTAKKSTRKPTAAEKLVVDEDLEEDQLHEQDVDTDLDDADVDYDPDNPADEDEDFVDAEADTDSEDDSTEEEDEEDDGSSVWDEDESAALRQARKDAELTASADSVRAYLKQIGKVALLNAEQEVSLAKRIEAGLYATHRLEQLAEAHAQGDKDAKLTPAMKRDLRSIARDGRKAKNHLLEANLRLVVSLAKRYTGRGMAFLDLIQEGNLGLIRAVEKFDYTKGYKFSTYATWWIRQAITRAMADQARTIRIPVHMVEVINKLGRIQRELLQDLGREPTPQELAKEMDITEDKVMEIQQYAREPISLDQTIGDEGDSQLGDFIEDSEAVVAVDAVSFTLLQDQLQDVLHTLSEREAGVVRLRFGLTDGMPRTLDEIGQVYGVTRERIRQIESKTMSKLRHPSRSQVLRDYLD from the coding sequence GTGGCAGCCACTGATCCTTCGGATACCGGTACTCCGGCCGAGACTGGTTCCCAAGCAACGACTGGGCGTGACAATGCCACGGGAGGCACGACTGTGAAGAAGGCAACCGCTAAGAAGGTCGCACGTAAGGCTGCACGCAAGGCAGCCCCGCGCGCGGCACGCACCTCTGAAACTTCGACCTCGGCAGACTCCACCGCCGCGAGCGCCGCAGCCACTTCCGCTGCCACCGCTGGCGCGACACGCACAGCAACCGACGACGCCGAGTCCTCGGCCGCCCCCGCTGCCAAGGCCACGAAGAAGGCCACCAAGAAGACGGCAAAGAAGTCGGCGAAGAAAACCGCCCGCAAGGCTGCAAAGAAAACCGCCAAGAAAACGGCGAAAAAAACCGCGAAGAAAACCGCTAAGAAGACGGCGAAAAAAACCGCGAAGAAATCCACCCGCAAGCCCACCGCTGCGGAAAAGCTCGTGGTGGATGAGGATCTCGAGGAAGATCAGCTCCACGAGCAGGACGTAGACACCGATCTCGACGACGCAGATGTGGACTACGATCCGGATAACCCGGCGGATGAGGACGAGGACTTCGTCGACGCCGAAGCTGACACCGACTCCGAAGACGACAGCACCGAGGAGGAGGACGAAGAAGACGACGGCTCCTCGGTATGGGACGAGGATGAGTCTGCCGCACTGCGCCAAGCCCGTAAGGATGCGGAGCTCACCGCTTCTGCAGACTCGGTGCGCGCCTACCTTAAGCAGATCGGCAAGGTCGCGCTGCTTAACGCCGAGCAGGAGGTGTCTCTGGCCAAGCGCATCGAGGCTGGCCTGTATGCCACCCACCGCCTTGAGCAGCTTGCCGAGGCCCACGCCCAGGGTGATAAGGACGCCAAGCTCACTCCGGCAATGAAGCGTGATCTGCGCTCGATCGCCCGCGACGGCCGCAAGGCTAAAAACCACCTGTTGGAGGCCAACCTGCGCCTCGTGGTGTCTTTGGCCAAGCGCTACACCGGCCGCGGCATGGCATTTTTGGATCTCATCCAGGAAGGCAACCTCGGCCTGATCCGCGCCGTGGAGAAGTTCGATTACACCAAGGGCTATAAGTTCTCCACCTACGCCACCTGGTGGATTCGCCAAGCCATTACCCGCGCCATGGCAGATCAGGCCCGCACCATTCGTATCCCAGTACACATGGTGGAAGTGATCAATAAGCTGGGCCGTATTCAGCGCGAGCTGTTGCAGGATCTGGGCCGCGAGCCCACCCCGCAGGAGCTGGCGAAGGAGATGGACATCACCGAGGACAAGGTGATGGAAATCCAGCAATACGCCCGTGAACCGATCTCGCTGGATCAAACCATTGGCGATGAGGGCGACAGCCAGCTCGGTGACTTCATCGAGGACTCCGAGGCCGTGGTGGCTGTGGACGCGGTATCCTTCACTCTGCTGCAAGACCAGTTGCAGGATGTGCTGCATACCCTGTCCGAGCGTGAGGCCGGCGTGGTGCGTCTGCGCTTCGGCTTGACCGACGGCATGCCGCGGACTCTCGACGAGATCGGCCAGGTCTATGGGGTGACGCGCGAGCGTATCCGCCAGATCGAGTCGAAGACGATGTCTAAGCTGCGCCACCCCTCCCGTTCCCAGGTGCTGCGCGACTACTTGGATTAA
- a CDS encoding DUF418 domain-containing protein produces MLAPDLARGFTLLGIAIANLTTTWLAGPEDATAPMLGGVVNDSTADKVAVVLGTMFAHVRGLPMFSTMLGFGVGLIALSLASRGYPLSAARKTIALRYMWLTIFGAVHMVFLFFGDIMTFYGLAGMLLALLINFRDKPLLIMAGVLSGLWIVGSIVIGIVMMVADTSMDVFDSTQASTDTLQLGTGVADSYLSQLGVGAFGLVLQPFTLGMELPMLFPLMLVGFVWARRGVLTHPEQHRRTLITAATAAVVVMFGVGLPAGLNAIGVLGDESNAVVWMTINNGLGVITGPGIVAIIALACAPLQRRISEKTARGLSYSEAVPVWIAPIAALGQRSMSGYVAQSVLASVCVATYGLGWGQESGAAVATGLAAAIWAVTVVAAYILQLLGRRGPLETLHRRMAYGKQGLAANYWAEHPQQHPSQQIGAAAAPQPTALHPAAGPVSPLPAPPVLPPRYTQHDTPQESVGPQHP; encoded by the coding sequence ATGCTCGCACCCGATCTTGCCCGCGGATTCACCCTGTTGGGCATTGCCATTGCCAACCTCACCACCACTTGGCTTGCTGGACCTGAGGATGCCACCGCGCCAATGCTAGGCGGGGTAGTCAACGATTCGACAGCGGATAAGGTGGCGGTGGTTCTCGGCACGATGTTCGCTCACGTTCGAGGCCTACCGATGTTTTCCACCATGTTGGGCTTCGGGGTGGGGCTCATCGCCTTATCGTTGGCTAGCCGCGGGTATCCTCTCTCCGCTGCGAGAAAAACCATCGCGCTACGGTATATGTGGCTCACCATTTTCGGTGCGGTGCACATGGTGTTTCTTTTCTTTGGAGACATCATGACCTTCTATGGTCTCGCTGGAATGTTGCTGGCATTGTTGATCAACTTCCGTGATAAACCCCTACTCATCATGGCGGGCGTGCTGTCTGGGCTGTGGATTGTGGGCAGTATCGTCATCGGAATCGTGATGATGGTTGCCGATACGAGCATGGACGTTTTTGATTCCACGCAGGCATCCACCGACACACTGCAGCTTGGGACGGGGGTTGCAGACAGCTATCTATCGCAGCTAGGGGTCGGGGCTTTCGGTCTCGTCTTGCAACCTTTCACCCTCGGAATGGAGCTGCCCATGCTCTTTCCGCTGATGCTGGTGGGATTTGTGTGGGCTCGCCGCGGGGTGCTCACCCACCCAGAGCAGCATCGGCGCACGCTCATTACGGCCGCCACAGCAGCAGTTGTGGTGATGTTTGGGGTGGGACTACCTGCGGGGTTGAATGCGATCGGTGTGTTAGGAGACGAAAGCAACGCTGTCGTGTGGATGACCATCAACAACGGCCTCGGTGTGATCACCGGCCCCGGTATCGTGGCGATCATCGCCCTTGCCTGCGCCCCTCTGCAGCGTCGGATTTCAGAAAAGACTGCGCGTGGTCTCAGCTATAGCGAGGCCGTACCGGTGTGGATCGCTCCCATCGCGGCGCTGGGGCAGCGTTCGATGTCGGGCTATGTGGCCCAATCCGTACTGGCTTCCGTGTGTGTGGCCACCTATGGTTTGGGCTGGGGACAAGAATCTGGAGCCGCCGTAGCTACCGGGCTTGCCGCAGCGATATGGGCGGTCACGGTGGTGGCAGCCTATATTCTGCAGCTGCTGGGGAGGCGCGGCCCGCTGGAAACTCTCCACCGGCGCATGGCCTACGGTAAGCAGGGACTGGCGGCTAACTATTGGGCGGAACATCCGCAACAGCATCCGTCACAACAGATAGGGGCGGCTGCAGCCCCGCAGCCAACGGCACTTCACCCCGCGGCGGGGCCAGTCTCGCCGTTGCCTGCGCCCCCAGTGCTTCCCCCGCGTTATACCCAGCACGACACGCCGCAAGAATCGGTGGGGCCACAACACCCCTAG